The proteins below are encoded in one region of Myxococcales bacterium:
- a CDS encoding alpha/beta hydrolase, whose amino-acid sequence MFGHDVAAKLLGWQRTFIFPKHLAPAKEQRPDPGYDVERWYREEGQLSVEAWFAPCHHRAEEKLPLVVFAHGNAELIDQWLEPLDWYRNNGFHLFLPEYRGYGRSTGKATEANILSDMVYFLEKLKKDPRIDASRILFHGRSLGGGVVCALAEVVPPAAMVVQSTFTSIPNVVRKFLVPSWLVLDRFDNQTRLESLDLPVLIVHGTKDKLIPFSHAQRLKRCVKKGKLIAYDADHNDCPPNWQEFWVELAAFVADNVSSKG is encoded by the coding sequence ATGTTTGGGCACGATGTAGCGGCTAAACTACTGGGTTGGCAACGTACTTTTATTTTTCCAAAGCATCTTGCTCCTGCAAAAGAGCAACGACCTGATCCGGGATACGATGTTGAACGTTGGTACCGAGAAGAGGGGCAGCTCAGTGTTGAGGCATGGTTTGCCCCATGTCATCACCGTGCGGAAGAAAAATTGCCTCTCGTCGTGTTCGCTCACGGCAATGCCGAGTTGATCGATCAATGGCTCGAGCCGTTGGACTGGTATCGAAACAACGGCTTTCACTTGTTTTTGCCGGAATACCGGGGTTACGGGCGAAGCACTGGAAAAGCAACCGAAGCCAATATCCTTTCGGACATGGTTTATTTTCTAGAAAAATTAAAGAAAGACCCGCGTATCGATGCTTCTCGGATTCTTTTTCATGGTCGTTCGCTTGGCGGTGGTGTGGTTTGTGCTTTGGCGGAGGTAGTGCCTCCTGCGGCCATGGTTGTGCAGTCGACCTTTACAAGCATTCCGAATGTTGTACGTAAGTTCTTGGTCCCGTCATGGCTTGTTTTAGATCGTTTTGATAATCAAACCCGCTTGGAATCTTTGGATCTTCCGGTTTTGATTGTTCATGGGACCAAAGACAAGCTGATACCGTTTAGTCATGCACAGCGACTCAAGCGCTGCGTGAAAAAGGGAAAACTAATTGCCTACGATGCGGATCACAACGATTGCCCGCCCAATTGGCAGGAATTTTGGGTGGAGCTTGCTGCCTTTGTAGCAGACAATGTGTCTTCTAAGGGGTAG
- a CDS encoding DbpA RNA binding domain-containing protein: MYLISGKNRTADLVSLLEVENPDTAIIFCKTKAETEQVAKELQRLGFNADWINGDLPQRDREAVLGKSRTGELRFLVATDVAARGIDISHITHVINYNFPESTEQYVHRAGRTGRAGRTGAALSLIGPTDIGHLYYLRLQYKIFPVERSLPTQREWKTRKELDRLDLVDALTQVPIKEIDRAVASRILNHPESLRYVSAMVASLFGGMEQDVDEMARGSRIERVAAPSKEAQESNPNVRQRENATSGKKEHNRNSDEVKRRESPKVVHVHDEQNTLLYLNVGKRDGFDVKKVLTLLKEHVDLPAAEKLQIKLRDRYSFIELPASLSDSVIESLNGLAFGDLSLKIEVAKKV, translated from the coding sequence GTGTATCTTATCAGCGGCAAAAATAGAACGGCTGATTTGGTGTCATTGCTGGAAGTCGAAAATCCAGATACCGCAATCATTTTTTGTAAGACCAAGGCAGAGACTGAGCAAGTTGCTAAGGAACTTCAACGCCTTGGTTTCAATGCTGACTGGATCAACGGCGATTTGCCTCAGCGTGATCGGGAAGCGGTGCTTGGGAAAAGCCGCACCGGCGAACTCAGGTTTTTGGTTGCAACAGACGTTGCCGCTCGCGGCATTGATATTTCGCATATCACGCATGTTATTAACTACAACTTCCCAGAATCAACAGAGCAGTATGTTCATCGTGCAGGACGTACTGGCCGGGCAGGTCGGACGGGTGCGGCGCTGTCATTGATCGGGCCAACCGACATTGGACATCTTTACTATCTGAGGTTGCAGTACAAAATATTTCCCGTTGAACGAAGTTTGCCCACGCAACGCGAGTGGAAAACTCGAAAAGAACTTGATCGTCTCGATTTGGTTGATGCACTCACTCAAGTACCGATCAAGGAAATTGATAGAGCGGTAGCCAGTCGTATTCTTAATCATCCTGAATCTCTCCGTTATGTTTCTGCCATGGTCGCTTCTTTGTTTGGCGGTATGGAGCAGGATGTCGATGAAATGGCGCGTGGCTCAAGGATTGAGCGAGTTGCCGCTCCCAGCAAAGAGGCGCAGGAGAGCAATCCAAACGTGCGTCAAAGAGAAAATGCGACGTCGGGGAAAAAAGAACACAACCGGAATAGTGATGAAGTAAAGAGGCGAGAGTCTCCTAAGGTTGTTCATGTTCACGATGAGCAGAACACCTTGCTCTACCTAAATGTTGGGAAGCGAGACGGTTTTGATGTCAAAAAGGTGCTCACTCTACTGAAAGAGCATGTTGATCTTCCGGCCGCTGAAAAGCTACAAATTAAGCTCCGCGATCGCTATAGTTTTATCGAACTACCTGCGAGTCTGAGCGATAGCGTAATCGAATCATTAAACGGCTTAGCCTTTGGTGACCTTTCGTTGAAGATCGAAGTCGCGAAGAAAGTGTGA
- a CDS encoding response regulator transcription factor has translation MTVTKQSQAKAKVLLVEDDPSLALGLCDSLQFEGYQVVHAKTGQEGVSEATRSRPDCVILDLMLPDINGFMVCEKIRAIDHTVPIVMLTARSDEIDKIRGLDAGADDYVTKPFSIGELVARIRAIMRRVQGRVDAIHEIVIGDVLIDPQAHTLTRGDDIEHLSYYEASLLALLEQFRGEPLSRDEILEKVWGIHAGPNNRTVDNCIVKLRKKLEPCPDRPSFLLTVHGVGYKLVKDVEVKENKGE, from the coding sequence ATGACGGTAACTAAGCAGTCCCAAGCAAAGGCAAAAGTTTTATTGGTCGAGGATGACCCTTCGCTAGCTCTTGGTTTATGCGACTCGCTGCAGTTTGAGGGCTATCAAGTCGTTCATGCTAAGACGGGTCAAGAGGGAGTCTCTGAAGCGACACGCTCTCGGCCGGACTGCGTTATTTTAGATCTTATGTTGCCAGACATTAATGGTTTCATGGTGTGTGAAAAGATTAGAGCAATTGATCATACTGTGCCGATTGTTATGCTCACAGCACGCAGTGATGAGATTGACAAAATCCGTGGACTCGACGCCGGCGCGGATGACTACGTGACTAAGCCGTTTTCAATTGGCGAACTTGTGGCACGCATTCGGGCGATAATGCGTCGGGTTCAGGGGCGGGTCGACGCGATTCATGAAATTGTAATTGGGGATGTCCTGATCGATCCGCAAGCGCACACGCTTACGCGTGGAGATGACATTGAACACCTTTCCTATTATGAAGCTTCGCTTTTAGCGCTGTTAGAGCAATTTCGGGGTGAACCCTTGAGTCGCGACGAAATTCTTGAAAAAGTATGGGGAATACACGCTGGCCCCAATAACCGCACAGTCGACAATTGCATCGTTAAATTGCGTAAAAAGCTGGAACCTTGTCCAGATCGGCCTAGTTTTCTGCTGACCGTTCATGGCGTAGGGTATAAGCTTGTTAAGGACGTAGAGGTGAAAGAAAACAAAGGCGAATGA
- a CDS encoding HAMP domain-containing histidine kinase, which produces MRWLQGHRYYLVLQHDLGYVIRNLFPALFRGEASKHLYNVVDANNRRMFGVSLSDAGDYVVGRRFPTTLYAWRLQIAPKHAPQLQAKGRTRRYNEVGLLLFAFAVVVMGVSFLLYAVEKERKLNIRKTEFLANVSHELKTPLSIVRMFSDLLRAGRVPSEEKRGQYLEIICKESERLSTLIDNVLDFSALESGKQRYEMRKGNLGEVVLHAVETFRYRIEREGIEIRITIEQDLPLVAFDHQAILLAVINLLDNAAKYGGGTAVDVGLRYKAGMLQLSVADEGPGIPKEDIKRVFERFFRSRSTGQVRGSGIGLSLVRYIAEAHGGQAWARNKQKGGAKVGFSIPVSKLDAQEWH; this is translated from the coding sequence ATGAGATGGCTTCAAGGTCATCGCTACTACTTGGTGCTTCAACATGACCTTGGTTACGTGATCCGTAATCTTTTTCCAGCCTTGTTTAGAGGCGAAGCTTCCAAGCATTTGTACAATGTGGTGGATGCAAACAATCGTCGGATGTTTGGCGTTTCGCTTTCGGATGCCGGCGACTATGTTGTAGGTCGACGTTTTCCAACGACGCTCTATGCGTGGCGGCTTCAAATCGCTCCGAAGCATGCCCCGCAACTTCAAGCAAAAGGTCGCACGCGCCGTTACAATGAAGTTGGGCTCTTGCTTTTCGCTTTTGCCGTGGTTGTGATGGGCGTTTCATTCTTGCTCTATGCGGTGGAAAAAGAACGAAAGTTAAATATACGCAAGACCGAGTTCTTAGCGAACGTATCGCATGAACTTAAAACACCACTCTCAATAGTCCGAATGTTTTCCGATCTTTTGCGTGCAGGACGAGTCCCTTCTGAGGAGAAGCGCGGACAGTATCTGGAGATCATATGCAAGGAGAGTGAGCGTCTCAGCACGCTTATCGACAATGTTTTGGATTTTTCCGCATTGGAGAGCGGCAAGCAGCGCTATGAAATGCGTAAAGGCAATCTGGGTGAGGTCGTGTTGCATGCCGTCGAAACCTTTCGATACCGCATCGAGCGAGAAGGCATTGAGATTCGCATAACCATCGAACAAGATCTTCCTCTCGTGGCTTTTGACCACCAAGCTATCTTATTGGCGGTGATCAATTTGTTAGATAATGCGGCAAAATACGGTGGTGGGACAGCGGTCGACGTTGGCTTGCGCTACAAAGCTGGCATGTTACAGCTCAGCGTGGCCGACGAGGGGCCGGGTATTCCCAAAGAAGACATCAAGCGTGTTTTTGAGCGGTTTTTTAGGAGCAGAAGTACAGGGCAAGTTCGCGGTTCAGGAATTGGGCTGTCGTTGGTGAGATATATCGCCGAGGCGCATGGTGGCCAGGCATGGGCGAGAAACAAACAAAAGGGAGGCGCGAAGGTTGGCTTCAGTATTCCTGTATCCAAATTAGACGCGCAAGAATGGCACTGA